In Thermodesulfobacteriota bacterium, the genomic stretch GATAATCTCGAAAGACCATATCTCCATGCCGCTCGGCTGCTCCGGCCCCCCGCCGAAACAACGGGTCGAGAGACTGGTGGCCGAGGCGGTCGACGTCTTCATGGCCGCCTACGGCAACGTGGATTCGATTGGCTGAAATATTATCTGGAGTATTGTAAGGATACTGGTGCCCGAAGGCCGTGGTCGGACCGGCACGGTGATTTCAACGCTTATCTAAACGTTATTCATTACCGGCTTTCCTTTCCTTGCCGTATAACCTCTCTTCGCAGTCGGGGCATATGCTGTGAGTAAATTCAGCTTCGGAATGTTTCTCGATATATTTTTCCATACTCGACCAGTTGCCCTCTTCATCTCGTATTCTTTTACAGCTGGCGCATATGGGGAGAAGCCCGCTTAATGTCTTTATCCTGCCGAGCGCTTCCTGCAGCTCGCTAATCAGCTTTTTCTGCTCGTTTTCCAGCTCTTTTTTTTCGGTTATATCCTGTATCGTGCCCGTGACGGCCACTGCCCTGCCGTCCCTCATATCCGGCTCGCCTATTCCATGCAGATATTTCATGCGCCCCAGCCCGGAGATTATCCTGAATTCCACCTCGTAGCGGACCCCCTTGAGCGCCTCCTCCAGGCAGGTCTTCGCCAATGTCCTGTCCTCCGGATAAATCATGCCAATCAATTTCGCGTAGCTTATGGGAGTACCCCGGGGCAGCTCAAAAATATCATAACTCTCTTGCGACCCGGAAAAATTATCCGAAGCGATATCCCAGGCCCAGTCTCCGAAATGCGCCGTCTTCTGCGCATGTTCAAGCTCGGCGATGAGCTTTTTCTGTTCATTTTCCAGCTCTTTTTTTTCAGTTATGTCCTGTATCGTGCCTATCAAGGATTTTCTGCCGTTCTGGATCTTGAGCTCGCCTATGGCCTGAATGTACTTTAGCTTCCCCGTCCCGGAAATTATCCTGAATTCCTCCCTGTTTAAGACCCCCCCGAGTGCCTGCTCCATGGATTTCCTGACCAGCGGCCTGTCCTCCGGATGGATCATCTCCATCAATCTCGCATAATTTACGGGAGTCCCTACCGGCAGTTCAACAATATAGTAGCTCTCCTGAGAGCCGAAAAAATTATCCGACTCGATATCCCACACCCAGTTGCCGAGATGCGCTCTCCTTTGCGCGTACTGAAGCTCGCCTATGAGCATACGCTGCTCGTTTTCCAGCTCTTTTCTCTCCGTCAGGTCCTGTATGGTGCCGTTCAAGGCTACCGGTTTTCCGTTACGGCTTTCCAATTCACCCATGACCTGGACATGCTTTACATATCCGTTCCGGGTCTTTATCCTGAATTCAAATTTGTAAACGGCTCCCCTCAGGCCGTCTTCTATCGCGTCCCTGACCAGCGCCCTGTCCTCGGGATGCACGAACCCCATCATCCCGCTTAAAGGCATCGGGGTGCCGGGAGGCATCTCGAAAATCCTGTATGCCTCCCGCGATCCGTAAAAATTGTCCCGTTCGATATCCCATGTCCAGTTTGCGAGGTGCGATATCTTCTGCGCATACTCGAGCAGGCGCTGGCTCTCCTTGAGTTTTTTTTCCACGCCTTCAAGCTCGCCTATGCGCTTGACCAGCTCATCTCTCGGTTTTTCATCGAACTGGGCCATATCTCGCTATTTTGATATCTATTGATTTGATTATAGAGCAATTAACGCCATCCGCTACTCAAACCAGGGCCCATGCGGCTGTTGATGGCTATGGCAGTCACCGTATTTGCGAGTATACTCGTCCTTATAAGATATTTGGTTTTATTTGGGCGCTTGCTGGAAAAAACGTAACCAATAGGGTGTTTAAGAGCATGCCTGCCTTAAAAAACATAACTTTTGCGTTTTTGTTGTTATTAATGCTCCCC encodes the following:
- a CDS encoding PAS domain-containing protein; translated protein: MAQFDEKPRDELVKRIGELEGVEKKLKESQRLLEYAQKISHLANWTWDIERDNFYGSREAYRIFEMPPGTPMPLSGMMGFVHPEDRALVRDAIEDGLRGAVYKFEFRIKTRNGYVKHVQVMGELESRNGKPVALNGTIQDLTERKELENEQRMLIGELQYAQRRAHLGNWVWDIESDNFFGSQESYYIVELPVGTPVNYARLMEMIHPEDRPLVRKSMEQALGGVLNREEFRIISGTGKLKYIQAIGELKIQNGRKSLIGTIQDITEKKELENEQKKLIAELEHAQKTAHFGDWAWDIASDNFSGSQESYDIFELPRGTPISYAKLIGMIYPEDRTLAKTCLEEALKGVRYEVEFRIISGLGRMKYLHGIGEPDMRDGRAVAVTGTIQDITEKKELENEQKKLISELQEALGRIKTLSGLLPICASCKRIRDEEGNWSSMEKYIEKHSEAEFTHSICPDCEERLYGKERKAGNE